A window of the Salvelinus fontinalis isolate EN_2023a chromosome 14, ASM2944872v1, whole genome shotgun sequence genome harbors these coding sequences:
- the ttr gene encoding transthyretin codes for MDSSLLCVLLATAVLLCSAAPVDRHGESDTHCPLMVKILDAVKGVPAGAVALSVSRRVNGVTWAQVASGVTDLTGEVHNLISDQDFQSGVYRVEFDTKAYWKSQGTTPFHETAEVVFEAHAEGHRHYTLALLLSPFSYTTTAVVMKAHE; via the exons ATGGACAGTTCACTGCTCTGTGTGCTGCTAGCCACTGCTGTCCTACTCTGTAGCGCCGCCCCAGTG GACAGGCACGGTGAGTCAGACACTCACTGCCCGTTAATGGTTAAGATTTTGGATGCGGTGAAGGGTGTACCAGCGGGCGCCGTGGCACTGAGTGTCTCCCGACGAGTCAATGGAGTGACCTGGGCACAGGTTGCTAGTGG aGTGACAGACTTGACAGGGGAGGTCCATAATCTGATCTCAGATCAGGACTTTCAGTCGGGGGTGTACCGAGTTGAGTTTGACACTAAGGCCTACTGGAAGTCTCAGGGAACCACGCCTTTCCACGAGACTGCTGAA GTGGTGTTCGAGGCCCACGCGGAGGGACATCGTCACTACACTCTGGCCCTGTTGCTGAGTCCCTTCTCCTACACTACCACGGCTGTCGTGATGAAAGCACACGAGtga